Proteins co-encoded in one Zalophus californianus isolate mZalCal1 chromosome 9, mZalCal1.pri.v2, whole genome shotgun sequence genomic window:
- the ODF3B gene encoding outer dense fiber protein 3B: MGSGSWAGRGRESRYPTLPSRPAATKKGTAGRKRTPPLCAMGSDIWVGPWRPHRPRGPIAALYRGPGPKYKLPPNTGYILHDPSRPRAPAFSFGARLPTQQTSCGPGPGHLVPARMTVRGPDGTPAYSIYGRPRHAAPRLTPGPGRYFPERAGNATYPSAPRHTIAPRNWGIPAEQQTPGPGTYNVPSLLGPRVIGKVSAPTYSIYGRSAVGSFFEDLSKTPGPCAYHVVNTGIYKSRAPQFSMLARTSLPQDNTLNPGPAAYNVDQHRKPRGWTFGIRHSDYLARVLTNADD; this comes from the exons ATGGGGTCTGGGAGTTGGGCTGGGCGGGGGCGGGAATCCAGGTACCCCACCTTGCCTTCCCGGCCGGCAGCCACAAAAAAAG GTACCGCAGGCCGTAAGCGCACCCCACCCTTGTGCGCTATGGGCTCGGACATCTGGGTCGGCCCTTGGCGGCCCCACCGGCCCCGCGGCCCCATCGCAGCGCTCTACAGAGGCCCGGGGCCCAAATACAAGCTGCCACCGAACACCG GCTACATCCTGCACGACCCGTCGCGGCCCCGCGCCCCGGCCTTCTCCTTCGGCGCGCGCCTCCCCACGCAGCAGACTTCTTGCGGCCCGGGGCCCGGCCACCTGGTTCCTGCTCGCATGACCGTGCGCGGCCCCGACGGCACCCCCGCCTACTCCATCTACGGCCGCCCCCGCCACGCAGCGCCCCGCCTCACTCCCGGACCTG GCAGGTACTTCCCTGAGCGAGCCGGGAACGCGACGTACCCCTCTGCGCCTCGGCATACCATCGCTCCCCGAAACTGGGGCATCCCTGCGGAGCAGCAGACCCCAG gccctgggaccTACAATGTGCCCTCGCTCCTGGGTCCGCGCGTCATCGGTAAAGTCTCGGCCCCAACTTACTCCATCTATGGCCGCAGCGCAGTGGGCAGCTTCTTCGAGGACCTCagcaag ACCCCGGGCCCCTGCGCCTACCACGTGGTGAACACTGGGATCTACAAGTCTCGGGCCCCCCAGTTCTCGATGCTGGCGCGGACTTCACTCCCCCAAGACAACACCCTGAATCCGGGACCCGCAGCCTACAACGTGGACCAG CACCGGAAGCCTCGCGGCTGGACCTTCGGGATCCGGCACTCGGACTACCTGGCCCGGGTCCTGACCAATGCAGATGATTGA
- the LOC113922674 gene encoding protein SCO2 homolog, mitochondrial, whose amino-acid sequence MLLLVWTPKAWHRLSPLKPPALLWTPGGEALHVRYRLMSRQGPGEASRQSQPQGPGFRTRLLITALFGAGLGGAWLAARAEKEQRRQQQRTEALRQAAVGQGDFSLLDHRGRARCKADFRGHWVLMYFGFTHCPDICPDELEKLVQVVQKLEAEPGLPPVQPIFITVDPERDTVAAMARYVQDFHPRLLGLTGSAEQVAQVSRSYRVYYSAGPKDEDQDYIVDHSIAIYLLSPDGLFTDYYGRAKSAQQIADSVRCHMAAFRSVLR is encoded by the coding sequence ATGCTGCTGCTGGTTTGGACACCCAAGGCTTGGCATAGGCTCTCTCCTCTCAAGCCCCCAGCTCTCCTTTGGACCCCAGGAGGTGAGGCCCTACACGTGAGGTACCGGCTCATGTCAAGGCAGGGCCCTGGAGAGGCAAGCCGTCAGAgccagccccagggccctgggtttCGGACCAGGCTATTGATCACTGCTTTGtttggggctgggctgggcggggCCTGGCTGGCTGCAAGGGCTGAGAAGGAGCAGCGGCGGCAGCAACAGCGGACAGAGGCCCTGCGCCAGGCAGCCGTGGGCCAGGGTGACTTCAGCCTGCTGGACCACCGGGGACGGGCTCGCTGCAAAGCTGACTTCCGGGGTCACTGGGTCCTGATGTACTTTGGATTCACTCACTGCCCCGACATCTGCCCGGATGAGCTGGAGAAGCTGGTGCAGGTGGTACAGAAGCTGGAGGCTGAGCCTGGCCTGCCCCCAGTGCAGCCTATCTTCATTACTGTGGACCCCGAACGGGACACTGTCGCAGCCATGGCCCGCTACGTGCAGGACTTCCACCCACGGTTGCTGGGCCTGACCGGttctgctgagcaggtagcccaggTGAGCCGCAGCTACCGCGTATACTACAGCGCTGGCCCTAAGGATGAGGACCAGGATTACATTGTGGATCACTCCATCGCCATCTACCTGCTCAGCCCTGATGGCCTCTTCACAGACTACTACGGCCGGGCCAAATCAGCACAGCAGATTGCGGACAGCGTGAGGTGCCACATGGCTGCCTTCCGCAGCGTCCTGCGCTGA